From one Bordetella genomosp. 9 genomic stretch:
- a CDS encoding flagellin N-terminal helical domain-containing protein — translation MAAVINTNYLSLVAQNNLNKSQSDLGSAIERLSSGLRINSAKDDAAGQAIANRFTANVNGLTQAARNANDGISIAQTTEGALNEINNNLQRIRELSVQAANGTNSGSDLDSIQAEITQRLDEITRVANQTQFNGVKVLASDQSLSIQVGANDSETINIDLHQINATTLGLNKLNMGHQMTSKNSDGASNFSDVAASLSGTTYASTTTANIGTQHSFNYTSFSFSATGGSTAAYAAKVGGDGNLYVQQGSTTFSASWNSTSNTIEIGAVTSYSTMTTITQYNSNSADGLVELSAVDQSEYKLTSLDLSSASLYQATAGTTNYYAKVGGTYYAASFNGTTGKVSLDVTTATSAIVSTSAAVSAQGITTNGGTTYTGTTTVHTGTSFAVSVDYSDVNTQLGFSSGTNKLVRYTPDATGSASAANTGALYIQHTGTDGSVSYFKVEATNTTNGKLTLDKSATVVDPLDAIDAALSQVDDLRSALGAVQNRFESTVANLNNTVNNLSASRSRIEDADYATEVSNMTRAQILQQAGTSVLAQANQVPQTVLSLLR, via the coding sequence ATGGCTGCAGTTATCAACACCAATTACTTGTCGCTGGTTGCGCAAAACAACCTGAACAAGTCCCAGTCGGACCTCGGTTCGGCCATCGAACGTCTGTCCTCGGGCCTGCGCATCAACAGCGCCAAGGACGACGCCGCCGGCCAGGCCATTGCCAACCGCTTCACGGCCAACGTGAACGGCCTGACCCAGGCTGCTCGCAACGCCAACGACGGCATCTCGATCGCGCAAACGACCGAAGGCGCCCTCAACGAAATCAACAACAACCTGCAGCGCATCCGTGAACTGTCGGTTCAAGCCGCCAACGGCACGAACAGCGGCAGCGACCTGGACTCGATCCAGGCTGAAATCACCCAGCGCCTGGATGAAATCACCCGCGTTGCCAACCAGACCCAATTCAACGGCGTCAAGGTCCTGGCCAGCGACCAAAGCCTGAGCATCCAGGTCGGCGCCAACGACAGCGAAACGATCAACATCGATCTGCACCAGATCAATGCGACGACGCTGGGCCTGAACAAGCTGAACATGGGTCACCAGATGACCTCGAAGAACAGCGATGGCGCGTCGAACTTCTCCGACGTCGCCGCTTCGCTGTCCGGCACGACCTACGCCAGCACCACGACCGCCAACATCGGTACGCAGCACAGCTTCAACTACACGTCCTTCAGCTTCTCGGCCACGGGCGGCAGCACCGCTGCTTACGCCGCGAAGGTTGGCGGTGACGGCAATCTGTACGTGCAGCAAGGCTCGACCACGTTCTCGGCCAGCTGGAATTCGACGTCCAACACCATCGAAATCGGCGCTGTCACCAGCTACAGCACGATGACGACGATCACCCAGTACAACTCCAACAGCGCCGACGGCCTGGTGGAACTGTCCGCGGTGGACCAAAGCGAATACAAGCTGACCAGCCTGGACCTGTCCAGCGCCTCGCTGTACCAAGCCACGGCCGGCACGACGAACTACTACGCCAAGGTCGGCGGCACGTACTACGCCGCCAGCTTCAACGGCACCACCGGCAAGGTCAGCCTGGATGTCACGACGGCGACTTCCGCCATCGTCTCCACCTCGGCCGCGGTCAGCGCCCAGGGCATCACCACCAACGGCGGCACGACCTACACCGGCACGACCACCGTCCACACCGGCACCTCGTTCGCGGTCAGCGTCGACTACTCCGACGTCAACACGCAACTGGGCTTCAGCAGCGGCACCAACAAGCTGGTTCGCTACACGCCTGACGCCACCGGCAGCGCCTCGGCCGCCAACACCGGCGCGCTGTACATCCAGCACACCGGCACGGACGGCAGCGTCAGCTACTTCAAGGTTGAAGCGACCAACACCACCAACGGCAAGCTGACGCTGGACAAGTCGGCCACCGTGGTCGACCCGCTGGACGCCATCGACGCCGCCCTGTCGCAAGTGGACGATCTGCGTAGCGCCCTGGGTGCCGTGCAGAACCGCTTCGAATCGACGGTTGCCAACCTGAACAACACGGTGAACAACCTGTCGGCCTCGCGTTCGCGCATCGAAGATGCCGACTACGCGACGGAAGTGTCGAACATGACCCGCGCGCAGATCCTGCAACAAGCTGGCACCTCGGTGCTGGCGCAGGCCAACCAAGTGCCGCAGACGGTGCTGTCCCTGCTGCGTTAA
- a CDS encoding RNA polymerase sigma factor FliA, protein MPLSEDRLAEYAPLVRKLALQLLARLPASVELDDLIQAGMIGLLDAARRYQEVADAQFETYATARIRGAMLDELRNQDWLPRSVRSKAKRIDQAVAQLTQQLMRPPNETEIAGHLELPLAEYHQLLYDAQGAQIVHYEDFGSENGAEARDADWAAGAADSGPSGNPLDSLLAADFRQALAEAIGALPDREKLLLSLCYEQGLNLKEVGAVMGVTEARVCQLRSQAMSRLRAKLKDGAWQQLPEDVRIASVA, encoded by the coding sequence ATGCCCCTTTCCGAAGACCGCCTGGCTGAATACGCGCCCCTGGTGCGCAAGCTGGCCCTGCAGCTGCTGGCCCGCTTGCCCGCCAGCGTGGAATTGGACGACCTGATCCAGGCGGGCATGATCGGCCTGCTGGACGCTGCCCGGCGCTACCAGGAAGTGGCCGACGCGCAGTTCGAGACTTATGCGACCGCCCGTATCCGGGGCGCCATGCTGGACGAACTGCGTAATCAGGACTGGCTGCCGCGCAGCGTGCGCAGCAAGGCCAAGCGCATCGACCAGGCGGTGGCGCAGCTGACACAACAATTGATGCGGCCGCCCAACGAGACCGAAATCGCCGGCCATTTGGAATTGCCGCTGGCGGAATACCACCAGCTGCTCTACGACGCCCAGGGCGCCCAGATCGTCCATTACGAGGATTTCGGTTCCGAGAACGGCGCCGAGGCCCGGGACGCCGACTGGGCGGCCGGCGCGGCGGACTCCGGCCCTTCGGGCAATCCGCTGGACAGCCTGCTGGCGGCGGACTTCCGTCAGGCGCTGGCCGAAGCCATCGGCGCCCTCCCCGACCGCGAAAAGCTGCTGCTGTCCCTTTGTTATGAGCAGGGTCTGAACCTCAAGGAAGTCGGCGCCGTCATGGGCGTCACCGAGGCCCGCGTCTGCCAGCTGCGCTCCCAGGCCATGAGCCGCCTGCGCGCCAAGCTGAAGGACGGCGCCTGGCAGCAACTGCCGGAAGACGTCCGGATCGCATCGGTCGCCTGA
- the flhD gene encoding flagellar transcriptional regulator FlhD, producing MKQPENTLLADIREVNLSYLLLAQRMLRDDYAASMFRLGFSEQVADILMRLSPAQLVKLASSSSLLCRFRFDDYSLLSALTHDVLGGALQQAHATILLAKQPVEQLA from the coding sequence ATGAAACAGCCTGAGAACACTTTGCTCGCCGACATTCGCGAAGTGAACCTGTCCTACCTGCTCCTCGCCCAGCGCATGCTGCGTGACGACTATGCCGCGTCGATGTTTCGCCTGGGCTTTAGCGAGCAGGTGGCCGACATCCTGATGCGACTGTCGCCCGCGCAACTGGTGAAGCTGGCCAGCTCCAGCTCGCTGCTCTGCCGTTTCCGCTTTGACGACTACAGCCTGCTGTCGGCGCTGACCCACGATGTGCTGGGCGGTGCGCTGCAACAGGCGCACGCGACCATTCTGCTTGCCAAACAGCCGGTCGAGCAACTGGCCTGA
- the flhC gene encoding flagellar transcriptional regulator FlhC has protein sequence MAIKSVSQEADEILLASAMIGLGARLQVLESETSLSHDRLARLYREIRGCSPPKGMLPFSVDWFMTWLPNIHSSLFYNVYKFLNENTGSKGVRAIIDAYRLYLEHAGVADPDQSEPVLSFTRAWMLVRFFDGKMLQLSECRQCGGHFIAHAHDPRSDFVCAICRPPPRAGKTRAAAKERAGRRTAPAAAIGV, from the coding sequence ATGGCTATCAAAAGCGTATCCCAAGAAGCCGACGAGATCCTCCTGGCCAGCGCCATGATCGGTCTCGGCGCCCGCCTCCAGGTGCTGGAGTCGGAAACCAGCCTGAGCCACGACAGGCTCGCCCGGCTGTACCGCGAAATCCGCGGCTGCTCGCCTCCCAAGGGCATGCTGCCGTTCTCGGTGGACTGGTTCATGACCTGGCTGCCGAACATCCATTCGTCGCTGTTCTACAACGTTTATAAATTTCTGAACGAAAACACCGGCAGCAAGGGCGTGCGGGCCATCATCGATGCCTACCGCCTTTACCTGGAGCATGCCGGCGTGGCCGATCCGGACCAGAGCGAGCCGGTGTTGAGCTTCACGCGCGCCTGGATGCTGGTGCGGTTCTTCGACGGCAAGATGCTGCAGTTGTCGGAATGCCGCCAGTGCGGCGGCCATTTCATCGCGCACGCCCACGACCCGCGGTCCGACTTCGTCTGCGCGATCTGCCGGCCGCCTCCACGCGCGGGCAAGACCCGCGCGGCCGCCAAGGAACGCGCGGGCCGGCGGACTGCCCCGGCCGCCGCCATCGGGGTATGA
- the motA gene encoding flagellar motor stator protein MotA produces MLIVIGYLVVIVSVVGSFVALGGHLGALYQPFEFTLIAGAAAGAFLAGNSRKSLKLIKSAIPNALRGARYSKDVYMELMSLMYVILNKARREGLMAIESHIEDPASSPIFTECPRIMKDEKLMEFITDYLRIMISGNMSSFEIETLMDEEIETFRHERQVPVQALQNMADGMPAFGIVAAVLGVIKALAAVDQPPAVLGDLISKAMVGTFLGILLAYGFVGPLASRVDRQTSEAVKILECIKTTLLASMNGYPPQLAVEFGRKVLFSGVRPSFAELEEHVRQAKTSTSKA; encoded by the coding sequence GTGCTGATTGTTATTGGTTATCTCGTGGTGATCGTGTCCGTCGTCGGCAGCTTCGTTGCCTTGGGCGGCCATCTGGGCGCGCTGTACCAGCCTTTCGAATTCACCCTGATCGCTGGCGCGGCGGCGGGCGCGTTCCTGGCCGGGAACAGCCGCAAATCGCTGAAGCTGATCAAGTCCGCCATCCCCAATGCCCTGCGCGGCGCGCGCTACAGCAAGGACGTGTACATGGAGCTGATGTCTCTCATGTACGTGATCCTGAACAAGGCCCGGCGCGAAGGGCTGATGGCCATCGAATCCCACATCGAGGATCCGGCTTCCAGCCCCATCTTCACCGAATGCCCGCGGATCATGAAGGACGAAAAGCTGATGGAGTTCATCACGGACTACCTGCGCATCATGATCAGCGGCAACATGAGCTCCTTCGAGATCGAAACGCTGATGGACGAGGAGATCGAGACTTTCCGCCACGAGCGCCAGGTTCCGGTCCAAGCGCTGCAAAACATGGCCGACGGCATGCCCGCGTTCGGTATCGTGGCCGCGGTGCTGGGCGTGATCAAGGCGCTGGCGGCGGTGGACCAGCCGCCCGCGGTGCTGGGCGACCTGATCTCCAAGGCCATGGTCGGGACCTTCCTGGGCATCCTGCTGGCCTACGGTTTCGTGGGGCCGCTGGCCTCGCGCGTCGACCGCCAGACCAGCGAAGCGGTCAAGATCCTGGAATGCATCAAGACCACGCTGCTGGCCAGCATGAACGGCTACCCGCCGCAGCTGGCGGTGGAATTCGGCCGCAAGGTGCTGTTCTCCGGCGTGCGCCCGTCGTTCGCCGAGCTGGAAGAGCACGTGCGGCAGGCCAAGACGTCCACCTCCAAGGCTTGA
- the motB gene encoding flagellar motor protein MotB: MAPVNNHRVVIRRKKGAHGGHHGGSWKIAYADFITAMMAFFLVMWLISVVPREELKGIAEYFRMPLAVALTGGPNNSANTSAIPGGGADPVRSDGDVRRADGNRVEAQVRGDEAQRRDQRRLEDLQKRLNNLIESSPVLKNFRPQLLIDMTTEGLRIQIIDNKNRPMFATGSAEVQPYMRDILRELGPVLNEIPNKISISGHTDATQYARGERAYSNWELSADRANASRQELVAGGMNETKVARVMGLSSSVSLVKDDPYAAVNRRISLVVLNRATQERLERENAAAADISASDAKQAGSGLTRSLSNAASQGSGVVQEIPAARPAQ; this comes from the coding sequence ATGGCTCCGGTCAATAACCACCGCGTGGTGATACGCCGCAAGAAGGGCGCGCACGGCGGGCACCACGGCGGCAGCTGGAAGATCGCCTACGCCGATTTCATCACCGCGATGATGGCGTTCTTCCTGGTCATGTGGCTGATCAGCGTCGTGCCGCGCGAAGAACTGAAGGGGATCGCCGAGTACTTCCGCATGCCGCTGGCCGTGGCATTGACGGGTGGTCCCAATAATTCCGCCAACACCAGCGCCATCCCCGGCGGCGGCGCCGATCCGGTGCGCAGCGACGGTGACGTGCGCCGGGCCGACGGCAATCGGGTCGAGGCCCAGGTCAGGGGCGACGAGGCGCAGCGGCGCGACCAGCGGCGCCTGGAAGACCTGCAGAAGCGCCTGAACAATCTGATCGAAAGCAGCCCGGTGCTGAAGAACTTCCGCCCGCAGCTGCTGATCGACATGACCACCGAAGGCCTGCGTATCCAGATCATCGACAACAAGAACCGGCCGATGTTCGCCACCGGCTCGGCGGAAGTGCAGCCCTATATGCGCGACATCCTGCGCGAACTGGGGCCGGTGCTGAACGAAATCCCCAACAAGATAAGCATATCCGGCCACACCGACGCCACCCAGTACGCCCGCGGCGAGCGCGCCTACAGCAACTGGGAGCTTTCCGCCGACCGCGCCAACGCGTCGCGCCAGGAATTGGTGGCCGGGGGCATGAACGAAACCAAGGTGGCCCGCGTCATGGGCCTGTCATCCAGCGTCAGCCTGGTTAAGGATGACCCTTATGCTGCCGTTAACAGACGTATCAGCCTGGTGGTGCTCAATCGGGCCACGCAGGAAAGGCTGGAGCGCGAGAACGCGGCGGCGGCGGATATTTCGGCAAGCGATGCGAAGCAGGCCGGTAGCGGCCTGACGCGTTCGCTGTCGAACGCGGCCAGCCAGGGCAGCGGTGTGGTGCAGGAAATTCCGGCCGCCCGCCCCGCACAATAG
- a CDS encoding response regulator, translating to MTATILVADDSATMRMIVQATLTGAGWKVLAAGNGKDALALALEQAEPVDLVVSDWNMPVMGGLDLIRGLRQMERYEDVPVLVLTTEDDVESKTAARDLGVCGWLQKPVDPDLLVEMASELVGEPGEPSH from the coding sequence ATGACGGCGACGATACTGGTCGCGGACGATTCCGCGACGATGCGCATGATAGTCCAGGCCACCCTGACGGGGGCCGGCTGGAAGGTGCTGGCCGCGGGCAATGGCAAGGACGCGCTGGCGCTGGCGCTGGAACAGGCCGAGCCGGTGGATCTGGTGGTCAGTGACTGGAACATGCCGGTCATGGGCGGGCTGGACCTGATACGCGGCCTGCGCCAGATGGAGCGCTACGAAGACGTTCCCGTCCTGGTCCTGACGACCGAGGACGACGTGGAAAGCAAGACCGCGGCGCGCGACCTGGGCGTGTGCGGCTGGCTGCAGAAGCCGGTGGATCCGGACTTGTTGGTAGAGATGGCGTCGGAGCTCGTGGGCGAGCCCGGCGAGCCCTCGCATTGA
- the cheA gene encoding chemotaxis protein CheA — MSGLDLSQFYETFFDEADELLAQMEQLLLELDAGQPDIEQLNAIFRAAHSIKGGAATFGCFTQLAETTHLLENLLDAIRRGEMALRTDMIDIFLETKDVLKSQLDAYRASEEPDAAAYERICGVLRQLALEQQQGGQAAPAAPAPAPAAPAAPAPVAAAPAPAQSPAAAAPAPAGGADLPLRVRINRVSAKDAQSLLEEMNNLGHVLASDQAGGGLTVWLESTCSADDIEAVCCFIVDADQIAIGHEAVPAAPAAGQAVDDFAQAAADFAAQAQSAAPAPAPVAAAPVDAPSAAPAASTPAAAASSAPKPAAPAGAQRAATGAPAADKESTSIRVGVEKVDQIINLVGELVITQAMLAQTASTLDPVLHDRLLNGMEQLERNARDLQEAVMSIRMMPMDYVFSRFPRLVRDLAGKMGKQIELQTFGRATELDKSLIERIIDPLTHLVRNSLDHGIETPEKRVAAGKEPVGQLVLSAQHSGGNIVIEVSDDGGGLNRERILKKAIQQGIAVSENATDDEVWQLIFAPGFSTAEQITDISGRGVGMDVVRRNIQDMGGHVQLSSVPGNGTTTRIVLPLTLAILDGMSVRVGAETFILPLNHVTESLQPTNEQIYSVAGNERVMHVRGEYLPLVELHRVFSVGGAQDDPTQAIAVIMQAEDRRFALLVDHLVGQHQVVVKNLESNYRKVPGVSAATILGDGSVALIIDVFAMARANREKWTPAEAVMN, encoded by the coding sequence ATGAGCGGTCTTGACCTGAGCCAGTTTTACGAGACGTTCTTCGATGAAGCGGACGAGCTGCTTGCGCAGATGGAGCAGTTGCTGCTCGAACTGGACGCTGGCCAGCCGGACATCGAACAGCTGAACGCGATATTCCGGGCGGCGCATTCGATCAAGGGCGGCGCCGCCACCTTCGGCTGCTTCACCCAGCTGGCCGAAACCACCCATTTGCTGGAAAACCTGCTCGATGCCATCCGCCGCGGCGAGATGGCGTTGCGCACGGACATGATCGACATCTTTCTGGAAACCAAGGACGTGCTGAAAAGCCAATTGGACGCCTACCGCGCCTCCGAGGAGCCCGACGCCGCTGCCTACGAGCGCATCTGCGGCGTGCTGCGCCAGCTGGCGCTGGAACAGCAGCAGGGCGGCCAGGCGGCGCCCGCCGCCCCGGCGCCCGCGCCGGCTGCCCCGGCCGCGCCGGCGCCTGTCGCGGCGGCTCCCGCGCCTGCCCAGAGTCCCGCGGCCGCCGCGCCGGCCCCGGCCGGCGGCGCCGATCTGCCGTTGCGCGTGCGCATCAACCGCGTCTCGGCGAAGGATGCGCAGTCGCTGCTCGAAGAGATGAACAACCTGGGCCATGTGCTGGCCAGCGACCAGGCCGGCGGCGGCTTGACGGTGTGGCTGGAAAGCACCTGCTCCGCTGACGATATCGAAGCCGTTTGCTGCTTCATCGTCGACGCCGACCAGATCGCCATCGGCCATGAAGCCGTGCCGGCCGCGCCCGCCGCCGGCCAGGCGGTGGACGACTTCGCCCAGGCGGCCGCGGATTTCGCGGCCCAGGCCCAGAGTGCCGCTCCGGCGCCCGCGCCCGTGGCGGCGGCGCCCGTCGATGCGCCATCCGCCGCGCCGGCCGCGAGCACGCCGGCCGCCGCTGCGTCGAGCGCCCCCAAGCCGGCCGCGCCCGCCGGCGCCCAACGCGCCGCCACCGGCGCGCCCGCCGCGGACAAGGAATCCACCTCCATCCGCGTCGGCGTGGAAAAAGTCGACCAGATCATCAACCTGGTCGGCGAACTCGTGATCACCCAGGCCATGCTGGCGCAGACCGCGTCGACGCTGGATCCGGTGCTGCACGACCGCCTGCTCAACGGCATGGAGCAGCTGGAGCGCAACGCGCGCGACCTGCAGGAAGCGGTGATGTCCATCCGCATGATGCCGATGGATTACGTGTTCAGCCGCTTCCCGCGCCTGGTGCGCGACCTGGCCGGCAAGATGGGCAAGCAGATCGAGCTGCAGACCTTCGGCCGCGCGACCGAACTGGACAAGAGCCTGATCGAACGCATCATCGATCCGCTTACCCACCTGGTGCGCAACAGCCTGGACCACGGTATCGAGACGCCCGAAAAGCGCGTCGCCGCGGGCAAGGAGCCGGTGGGGCAGCTGGTGCTGTCGGCGCAGCATAGCGGCGGCAACATCGTGATCGAGGTCAGCGACGACGGCGGCGGCTTGAACCGCGAACGCATCCTGAAGAAAGCCATCCAGCAGGGCATCGCCGTCAGCGAGAACGCAACCGATGACGAGGTGTGGCAATTGATCTTCGCGCCGGGCTTTTCGACGGCGGAACAGATCACCGATATCTCGGGCCGGGGCGTCGGCATGGACGTCGTGCGCCGGAACATCCAGGACATGGGCGGCCACGTGCAGCTGTCGTCGGTGCCGGGCAACGGCACCACCACCCGCATCGTGCTGCCGCTGACCCTGGCCATCCTGGATGGCATGTCGGTGCGCGTCGGCGCGGAAACCTTCATCCTGCCCCTGAATCACGTCACGGAATCGCTGCAGCCCACCAACGAGCAGATCTATTCGGTGGCCGGCAACGAACGCGTGATGCACGTGCGCGGCGAATACCTGCCCCTGGTCGAACTGCATCGGGTGTTTTCGGTGGGCGGCGCGCAGGACGACCCCACGCAGGCCATCGCCGTCATCATGCAGGCCGAGGACCGGCGCTTCGCGCTGCTGGTCGATCACCTGGTCGGGCAGCATCAGGTCGTGGTGAAGAATCTGGAATCCAATTACCGCAAGGTGCCCGGCGTATCGGCGGCCACCATCCTGGGCGATGGCAGCGTGGCGCTGATCATCGACGTGTTCGCCATGGCCAGGGCGAATCGCGAAAAGTGGACACCGGCCGAAGCGGTTATGAACTGA
- the cheW gene encoding chemotaxis protein CheW: MAAKPHSQGARVEDIGREFLVFTLGEEEYGIDILKVQEIRGYDAATVTRIANVPSFIKGVTNLRGIIVPIVDLRIKFNLGKVEYNEQTVVIILNLDRRVVGIVVDGVSDVLMLGASQVRPAPEFGATLSTEYLTGLGTVDERMLILVDIEKLMTSDEMALVEKAAV, from the coding sequence ATGGCAGCCAAACCGCACTCGCAAGGCGCTCGCGTCGAAGACATAGGCCGTGAATTCCTGGTCTTCACCCTGGGTGAAGAGGAATACGGCATCGATATTCTGAAGGTGCAGGAAATCCGCGGCTACGACGCCGCCACGGTGACCCGCATCGCCAACGTGCCGTCCTTCATCAAGGGCGTGACGAACCTGCGCGGCATCATCGTGCCTATCGTCGACCTGCGCATCAAGTTCAACCTGGGCAAGGTCGAATACAACGAGCAGACGGTCGTCATCATCCTGAACCTGGATCGCCGCGTCGTCGGCATCGTGGTCGACGGCGTGTCGGACGTGCTGATGCTGGGCGCCAGCCAGGTGCGGCCGGCGCCGGAATTCGGCGCCACCCTGTCCACGGAATACCTGACCGGGCTGGGCACCGTCGACGAACGCATGCTGATCCTGGTGGATATCGAAAAACTGATGACCAGCGACGAAATGGCGCTGGTGGAGAAAGCCGCCGTCTGA
- a CDS encoding methyl-accepting chemotaxis protein, giving the protein MRNFFSNMTIRASLLLVLVFFSLMLVLGAALGVLSLKVGDATMRDMRRSQTIGIVLQDMVGDYKTAMIGLGRAAALHLNEVIKQIGQPSIPQPGLSASAKPVLDFARISYEKAQADFKRYQALPKPPGLESEFKAIDDAFSALMAQGLKVMFDDLSKGDLPAYQNHAQMVADVMEDRLNLAISQYMTWRMSTNEQSFDEAEQRYNFVLIAVAAGGVIALLLVLATYMFLRKRVVRPLADAVQHFDRIAAGDLTQGVTVDSTNEIGALYGAMKRMQESLTRTVSAVRRGVDEINVGSREISAGNTDLSSRTEQQAASLEETAASMEELASTVKQNAENARQANQLAASASDVAERGGSAVAEVVSTMQEISGSSRKISEIVSVIDGIAFQTNILALNAAVEAARAGEQGKGFAVVAGEVRSLAQRSAQAAKEIKSLIEDSVTKVGAGSQQVERAGATMQEIVASVKRVTDIMGEISAASEEQSSGIDQVNRAVSQMDEVTQQNAALVEEAAAAAGSLQEQAQRLAEAVAVFKLSQGQVIDVAARAIASPAAPRLAAEPA; this is encoded by the coding sequence ATGCGCAATTTCTTTTCCAACATGACAATACGCGCGAGCCTGCTCTTGGTGTTGGTGTTCTTCTCGCTGATGCTGGTGCTGGGCGCGGCGCTGGGGGTGCTGTCGCTGAAGGTGGGCGACGCCACGATGCGCGACATGCGGCGCAGCCAGACCATAGGCATCGTCTTGCAGGACATGGTGGGGGACTACAAGACCGCCATGATCGGGCTGGGGCGCGCCGCCGCGCTGCACCTGAACGAGGTCATCAAGCAGATCGGCCAGCCCAGCATCCCACAGCCGGGCTTGAGCGCTTCCGCCAAGCCCGTTCTGGACTTCGCCCGCATTTCTTATGAAAAGGCGCAGGCGGACTTCAAGCGCTACCAGGCCTTACCCAAGCCGCCCGGCCTGGAAAGCGAGTTCAAGGCGATCGACGACGCGTTCTCCGCCCTGATGGCACAAGGCCTGAAGGTCATGTTCGACGACCTGAGCAAGGGCGACCTGCCGGCTTACCAGAACCACGCGCAGATGGTCGCCGACGTCATGGAAGACCGCCTGAACCTGGCGATCAGCCAATACATGACGTGGCGGATGAGCACCAACGAGCAATCCTTCGACGAGGCCGAGCAGCGCTACAACTTCGTGCTGATCGCCGTCGCGGCCGGCGGGGTCATCGCCCTGCTGCTGGTGCTGGCGACCTATATGTTCCTGCGCAAGCGGGTGGTCCGGCCCCTGGCCGACGCGGTCCAGCATTTCGACCGCATCGCCGCGGGCGACCTGACGCAGGGGGTGACCGTCGACTCCACCAATGAAATCGGCGCCCTGTACGGCGCGATGAAACGCATGCAGGAAAGCCTGACACGCACGGTATCGGCGGTACGCCGCGGCGTGGACGAGATCAACGTGGGCTCGCGTGAAATTTCCGCGGGCAACACCGACCTGTCCAGCCGCACCGAGCAGCAGGCGGCGTCGCTGGAAGAGACGGCGGCGTCGATGGAAGAGCTGGCCTCGACGGTCAAGCAGAATGCCGAGAACGCACGCCAGGCCAACCAGCTGGCGGCCAGCGCATCGGACGTCGCCGAGCGCGGCGGTTCGGCGGTGGCGGAAGTCGTGAGCACGATGCAGGAGATCTCGGGCAGCTCGCGCAAGATTTCGGAAATCGTCAGCGTGATCGACGGCATCGCGTTCCAGACCAACATCCTGGCGCTGAACGCGGCGGTGGAAGCGGCGCGGGCGGGCGAGCAGGGCAAGGGATTCGCGGTGGTGGCGGGCGAAGTGCGCTCGCTGGCGCAGCGCAGCGCGCAGGCGGCCAAGGAAATCAAGTCGCTGATCGAGGATTCGGTGACCAAGGTGGGCGCGGGTTCGCAACAGGTCGAACGCGCGGGCGCGACCATGCAGGAGATCGTGGCCTCGGTGAAGCGGGTGACCGACATCATGGGCGAGATCTCGGCGGCGTCGGAAGAACAATCCAGCGGCATCGACCAGGTCAATCGGGCGGTGTCGCAGATGGACGAAGTCACGCAGCAGAACGCGGCGCTGGTGGAAGAAGCGGCCGCCGCGGCCGGATCGCTGCAGGAACAGGCCCAGCGTTTGGCCGAGGCGGTGGCGGTGTTCAAGCTCAGCCAGGGCCAGGTGATCGATGTGGCGGCGCGCGCCATCGCGTCGCCAGCGGCGCCGCGGCTCGCGGCCGAACCGGCATAG